The [Clostridium] scindens ATCC 35704 nucleotide sequence TGCTGGAGCGCAGCCTCGGAACTGATTACAAACGCCGCGTTGATAGAGCGGGAATCCAGCATCTGCAGCAGCGTATTGCTGCCGTCTACGGTCAGCGAATAGGAGATGCCAGGATAAATGCGGTGATAATCCGTAAGTATATGAGAAAGATTCAGATAGCTGGCTACCCATAAAAGCCCTATGCGGAGCGTTCCATTCTGAAGCTGGCTGTGCTTCTGCATCAGGTCCGATAATTGATCGACTTCATTTACGATACGCCGGGCAGACTTTAGAAACTGCTCTCCGGCATCCGTCAGGGTGACGGATTTGGGGTGGCGCACGAACAGGGCAATGCCAAGTTCTTTCTCCAGATTGATGATCTGCTGGGACAGAGATGGCTGCGCGAGGAATAATTTCTTCGCGGCGGCAGAAAAACTTTTATTTTCAGCAACTGCAAGGACGTAGCGTAATTGGTGGATTTGCATAATAAATCTCCCCTCATGAAAGTGAATGGCGTGCAGGATTGGGCATTCCTACGAAAATTGAAATACCTATAGGATTAAACTATCGACTATATAATATATGAATATTTTACAAATAGCAAGCGGACAGATATGATAAACCTATCAAAAATAAAAGACTTGAAGGATGAGAGGAGAAGAAAGAACATGGGAAAAAGAGATACAAAAGCAAATGTATTCTTAATACTGGCTCTTGCAGTTATCATAGGGTCAAGGCTGATGCCGGGAATAGGAGGATTGTCGGCGGATGCGATGGCAGTGCTGGGAGTATTCTTCGGATCATTGATTATGTGGATCGGGATATCCATTGACTGGCCAAGCATGATCACGCTGCTGGCGCTTGGAATCATACCTGTATTTGGATTTTCCGGCACCTTTGCCGGAGCCTTTGGCAATACGACGGTGGCGTTCTTGATATTCACGTTCATGCTGGTATATCCGTTGTCAAAGACAAATTTTGTAAGAAGATGTACGATATCATTTATTACGAATAAAATTGCGCGCAAGGGTCCGTGGTATTTTATCTGCTTCTTGTTAGCGGCAGTGACATTTATGGGATTATTCATTTCCCCTTCCGTGCTGTTTGTAGCGTTCATGCCATTCCTGGAAGACATTTTCCAGGTTTTGGAGTTAAAGAAAGGCGGAAAGGCAGCCAATGTAATCATGATGGGAACGGCATTCTGCATAAGCCTGTCCTCAGGCATGACTGCCATCGGGCACGTATGGCCGACTATGGCCATTGGCTACTATACGGCAGCGACAGGAAATGACGTGAACCAGTTCCAGTATATGGCAATGGGGATTCCTACGGGAATCATTCTGATCATACTTCTGATTCTGGTATTTAAGTTTCTCTATCGCCCGGATGATGTAGGGGAGATACGGCCGGAAAAGGCAATGAATCTTCGGGGGACTGTGCCTGCGGCTGACCGGAAGGAAAAGATTATTCTGGGAGTCATGTTTCTGACCGTCTTGCTTTGGGTTGCGCCAAGCCTGATCAAGGGAATTCTGCCGGAAGTATATACGATGGTAAACAGCTGGTCAACGGCAATGCCTCCGCTATTGGGCTGCGTACTGCTCTTTATCTTCCAGGTTGACGGGGAACGGATTATGAACTTCCGGGAAGTTGCCAGCAAAGGCGTATTATGGGGCAGCGTACTGATGACCGCGGCAGCCACCCAGTTAGGCGCGTGCCTGACCAATGAGAACATTGGCATCAGTACATGGCTGACTGGTACGCTTGAGCCGCTGACCAAAAGCCTGCCCGTGATCGGACTGATCCTATTCTTCATGACATGGGCGGTTGTAGAAACGAATTTTTCATCCAATATTGTTACGACGACGGTTGTCAGCGCGGTCGCGTTATCGGTACTGACCGCGTTGCCAGAAGGCTCTGTCAATGTTGGGGCGGTAGTGTGCATGGTAGGATTTGCGGCAGGAATCTGCAATATGACTCCGGCAGGGCAGAGCACAGTCAATACGGTTGCCATTGGCTCAGGATGGACGGATACGAAATCCATGTTTGTCTGGGGCGGCGTATTTGCGGTAATGGCGATTCTGGTGCTGAGTTTTATCGCATATCCGTTGGGAACGCTCGTAATCTAGGAAACGCAAAATAGCAGGGAGGAACAGTAGCGTGAGAGAATATCAGTATGATGTTGTGGTGGCAGGCGGCGGCGCAGCCGGAGTGGCGGCTGCAGTAGGCGCCAGAAAGGCAGGAGCCAGAACTCTTTTGGTGGAAAGGAATCCCTATCTCGGAGGCGAGGCTACCCATTCCGGGGTAGCGGCCTTTTGCGGATTCTATACATGCGGCGGCAACCCTGTGAAGGTGGTGGACGGAGTTGGCGGGCTGGTTTTAAAGGAGATGGAGCGTCTGGGGCCAACCCTGGATTATATCGTATCTCCGACCGGCAACAAGAATATTAATTTCCAGCCGGAATATCTGAAATGCGCGCTGGATAATCTGGTGAAGAAAGAAGAAGTGTCCTGCTTCTTACATACAAGAATCATCGCGGCCAAGGCGGAAGACGGACGGATATGCGCAATCATCTGTTCCGACGATGAAGGCGTATTTTCCGTGGAGGCCTCCTGCTTTGTAGATGCGACAGGGGACGCGAACCTGGCCCATCTGTGCGGTGCAAAAACCGTGTGGGGGGATGCGCAAGGCCATGTCCAGGCCGCAACCCTTCCGTTTCGCCTCAGCGGCGTTGACACGTCCTGCGATATGTCTCCTGCCGCAGTAGAAAAGGCTATTGTGAAGGCCAAGCAGGAAGGGATTCCGTATTTGACCAAAGAAAAAGGGTTTATTCTAAAAAAAGAGAATTCCGATACGGTAGTGGTACTTCTCCCCAGCGTTATCCCAGAAGGCTTAGACGCTGAAAAACTGACTGCCATAGAGCAGGATGCCAGAAGACAGGTCCTCTATTATGTACAGGCTTTACGAAAGTATATGCCTGGAATGGAGAATTGCGAGTTAGCGGTAATAGGGCCGGCGGTAGGCTATCGGGAGACCAGAAGAATGGCCGGAAAGGATCAGATAGCCACGGAAGACGTCCTAAGAAGGCGTAAGCGCGAGGACGGCGTGGCAAGAGGAGGCTGGAAGCCGGAGATCCACAAGGATGTCAACAAGATGGCAGATTATATAGAAGTAAAAGAAGGAAGTTACTTTGACATCCCGATCGGCGCGCTTCAATCAGTAAATATTGAAAATCTGTATGGAGCCGGAAGAATCGTATCATCACAGGAAGAAGCGTTTGCGGCAGTGCGC carries:
- a CDS encoding LysR family transcriptional regulator, which produces MQIHQLRYVLAVAENKSFSAAAKKLFLAQPSLSQQIINLEKELGIALFVRHPKSVTLTDAGEQFLKSARRIVNEVDQLSDLMQKHSQLQNGTLRIGLLWVASYLNLSHILTDYHRIYPGISYSLTVDGSNTLLQMLDSRSINAAFVISSEAALQHKEDLFSHRIMDDRYVAIVSRQNPLSARPFISMQDLQSENIIMPAKESAFRKELEQVFDQHYIAPRILCETSQSDIVMQLASQNLAIGFASNSIAQALKTEDCRIVPLENVLLRTIYYVTLKELLDYPAIRSFTDFVIQYPFF
- a CDS encoding SLC13 family permease produces the protein MGKRDTKANVFLILALAVIIGSRLMPGIGGLSADAMAVLGVFFGSLIMWIGISIDWPSMITLLALGIIPVFGFSGTFAGAFGNTTVAFLIFTFMLVYPLSKTNFVRRCTISFITNKIARKGPWYFICFLLAAVTFMGLFISPSVLFVAFMPFLEDIFQVLELKKGGKAANVIMMGTAFCISLSSGMTAIGHVWPTMAIGYYTAATGNDVNQFQYMAMGIPTGIILIILLILVFKFLYRPDDVGEIRPEKAMNLRGTVPAADRKEKIILGVMFLTVLLWVAPSLIKGILPEVYTMVNSWSTAMPPLLGCVLLFIFQVDGERIMNFREVASKGVLWGSVLMTAAATQLGACLTNENIGISTWLTGTLEPLTKSLPVIGLILFFMTWAVVETNFSSNIVTTTVVSAVALSVLTALPEGSVNVGAVVCMVGFAAGICNMTPAGQSTVNTVAIGSGWTDTKSMFVWGGVFAVMAILVLSFIAYPLGTLVI
- a CDS encoding FAD-dependent oxidoreductase — translated: MREYQYDVVVAGGGAAGVAAAVGARKAGARTLLVERNPYLGGEATHSGVAAFCGFYTCGGNPVKVVDGVGGLVLKEMERLGPTLDYIVSPTGNKNINFQPEYLKCALDNLVKKEEVSCFLHTRIIAAKAEDGRICAIICSDDEGVFSVEASCFVDATGDANLAHLCGAKTVWGDAQGHVQAATLPFRLSGVDTSCDMSPAAVEKAIVKAKQEGIPYLTKEKGFILKKENSDTVVVLLPSVIPEGLDAEKLTAIEQDARRQVLYYVQALRKYMPGMENCELAVIGPAVGYRETRRMAGKDQIATEDVLRRRKREDGVARGGWKPEIHKDVNKMADYIEVKEGSYFDIPIGALQSVNIENLYGAGRIVSSQEEAFAAVRVMGTCFATGHAAGVGAAVQAGTGQADIEEIRRELMEQNALI